The Pseudarthrobacter sp. BIM B-2242 region GAAATCATCGGAGGGGCCGGTGTAGTAGATGCCGCCCTCGTCGGTCGGTGCGATCAGGCACTCAAGTTTCTTCATAACGTCGGGGATCTCGAAGTGCACCCCGGCAAGGTCGGCCACAGCCTTATCGGAGAGTTCCTGCATCCATGCCTTGAGGGCGTCCGTGCCCTTCAGCTGCCGTGCGGGGTCGTTGTTAAGGACGGTCTTCGCTTCCGCAATGGTGGCCCCCGGCTTGATGGCGGCGGCCACCTGCTCCTGCTCGGCGATGAGCCTGTCGAGTTCCTGCACTCCCCAGGCATAGGTCTCTTCGAGGTCGACGGCGGCGCCGAGGAAAGAGCGCGAAGCCAGCTCATAGCGTTCCCGGCCTACAGCATCTTTCGCCGGCGCGGCAGGCAGCAGTTCCGTGCGGAGGAAGTCCGCAAGGTCGAGGTAGGCGGAGCGCGCAGCGGCAGCACCGGCGTCGAGCTTTCCCTGCACAGTCGCCGGAAGGGGGCCCTCGGCGGTCCGCGCCCCGGCGGCGAGCTTGGCGAAGAAGCCATCGTCCGCGGCGTGTTTGGTGGTCTGCTCGATGACGATGGAAACCTGGCGGGCGGCGGCAACCTTGCCGTTGTCCCGTGCCTTGCGGAGGGAATCGGTATAGCCGGCGAGGGCACCGGGAACATTCAGCGCGCGCCCGGCGATGTGCTCCCAGTGCTCGGCGGTTTCTGTGGGCATCAGGTCGAAGATGGCCCGGATGTCCTGTGAGGGGGAGGCGATGTTGTTCAGGTTCGCTTCGTCCCACCCGGAGGCGTGGATTTCCAGCTGTAGGCCCAGGCGCTCGCGCATGGCGTCCAGGGTGACGGCGTCCACGTCATCCTGCGGTTCCAGTCCGGCCAGGGCGGCCAGGGCCTTGACGGCTTCCGCCGCGAATCCGGCGATGCCTGCAGGGGAGTAATCGGGGTACTCGGTCTCGTGGCCGGGGAGCCCGAGCTCGGTGGCGAAGGACGGATTCAACCGGATAAGCGTGTCGGTGTACTCATCTGCCACGGCATCGATGGCGGAGTGCGGACGGACAGCGGACGGGGTTTCGGTAGTCACCCCACGAGCCTAACCCCGGCTTCGCTTCCAGGCGCCGGGACCCGGCGTCGGCGCGAGCCGCAATTGCTGCCGGCGCACCCAGTGCCGGACCGTGGGCTTGTCCGACTCCGCAGCATCCATGCCGCCGAGGGAAAGTACGACGGCGGTCAGGGCCGCGAGTTCCTCGGCCGACGGGTCGCCCTTAACAACAGAGAGCAGTGGGCTGCTTTCCGGGACCGGTGCATCAATTGAGGCCTCGGACACCGGGTTCCGGTCCTCGTTCACAGCGGGATGTTCCCGTGCTTCTTGGTGGGCAGGGCGGCCCGCTTGTCGCGGAGCGCGCGCAGGCCCCGGATGATCTGGACCCGGGTCTCTGAGGGGGCGATGACCGCGTCCACGTAGCCCAGCTCGGCGGCCTGGTAGGGGTTCAGCAGCTCTTCTTCGTACTGCCTGATCACCTCGGCACGGCGGGCCTCAACATCCCCGCCGGCCTCGGCAACGGCCGCAAGGTCGCGGCGGTACAGGATGTTGACCGCGCCCTGGGCGCCCATGACGCCGATCTGGGCCGTGGGCCAGGCCAGGTTCAGGTCAGCGCCGAGCTTCTTCGAACCCATCACGATGTAAGCCCCGCCGTAGGCTTTGCGGGTGATGACGGTCAGTTTGGGGACAGTGGCCTCGGCATAGGCGTAGAGCAGCTTGGCCCCGCGGCGGATGATGCCCTGGAACTCCTGGTCCTTGCCGGGCAGGAAGCCCGGAACGTCCACCAGCGTGATGATGGGGATGTTGAAGGCGTCGCAGTGGCGGACGAACCGGGCGGCCTTCTCGGAGGCGGCGATGTCCAGGGTGCCGGCAAACTGCAGCGGCTGGTTGGCCACGATCCCCACCGTGTGTCCCTCCACGCGGCCGTAGCCGATCATGACGTTGGGGGCGTACAGGGACTGCATCTCCAGGAAGTGCCCGTCATCCACAATCTGCTCGATCACGGTGCGCATATCGTAGGGCTGGTTTGCCGAGTCCGGCACGAGGGCATCCAGGGCGAGGTCGTCGGCGTCGGGCTCCAAATCCTGCTGGTGCTCCAGCACC contains the following coding sequences:
- a CDS encoding acyl-CoA carboxylase subunit epsilon; the encoded protein is MNEDRNPVSEASIDAPVPESSPLLSVVKGDPSAEELAALTAVVLSLGGMDAAESDKPTVRHWVRRQQLRLAPTPGPGAWKRSRG
- a CDS encoding acyl-CoA carboxylase subunit beta, which translates into the protein MSHDLTTTAGKIADFRDRQARAEQPSGPEAVEKQHARGKNTARERVELLLDEGSFVELDALAVHRSTAFGMDKKKPLGDGLVSGYGTVDGRPVAVYSQDFSVYGGSLSQVNGEKIVKVQEFALRNGCPVVGILDGGGARIQEGVASLAMFADIFRNNVHASGVVPQISLIMGPSAGGAAYSPALTDYVVMVDKTSHMFITGPDVIKTVTGEDVDMETLGGARQHNATTGTSTYLASDEADAIGFVRELLDFLPSNNLAEAPVLEHQQDLEPDADDLALDALVPDSANQPYDMRTVIEQIVDDGHFLEMQSLYAPNVMIGYGRVEGHTVGIVANQPLQFAGTLDIAASEKAARFVRHCDAFNIPIITLVDVPGFLPGKDQEFQGIIRRGAKLLYAYAEATVPKLTVITRKAYGGAYIVMGSKKLGADLNLAWPTAQIGVMGAQGAVNILYRRDLAAVAEAGGDVEARRAEVIRQYEEELLNPYQAAELGYVDAVIAPSETRVQIIRGLRALRDKRAALPTKKHGNIPL
- a CDS encoding DUF885 domain-containing protein, with translation MTTETPSAVRPHSAIDAVADEYTDTLIRLNPSFATELGLPGHETEYPDYSPAGIAGFAAEAVKALAALAGLEPQDDVDAVTLDAMRERLGLQLEIHASGWDEANLNNIASPSQDIRAIFDLMPTETAEHWEHIAGRALNVPGALAGYTDSLRKARDNGKVAAARQVSIVIEQTTKHAADDGFFAKLAAGARTAEGPLPATVQGKLDAGAAAARSAYLDLADFLRTELLPAAPAKDAVGRERYELASRSFLGAAVDLEETYAWGVQELDRLIAEQEQVAAAIKPGATIAEAKTVLNNDPARQLKGTDALKAWMQELSDKAVADLAGVHFEIPDVMKKLECLIAPTDEGGIYYTGPSDDFSRPGRMWWSVPAGEDTFTTWAETTTVFHEGVPGHHLQVATATYRRELLNKWRRNVCWTSGHGEGWALYAEKLMQELGYLSDPGDHMGMLDMQRMRAARVVFDIGVHLELEMPERWGSGTWTPEKGYGFLQENLAISEGQLNFEFTRYLGWPGQAPSYKVGQRLWEQIRADLESRSGFDLKAFHTKALNIGSVGLDTLRRALLS